Part of the Anoplolepis gracilipes chromosome 13, ASM4749672v1, whole genome shotgun sequence genome, aaaaatatagctCGATTAGATATCTCTGTCTGGAGGTACActgataaattttacaagataatttctattattttcgtGAAAATGTTGAAACTACAGACAATCTATCGTAGTACCATTGTAAATTTGcttatatgaaacaatataaCTCTTGAATAAAGGGACAAAaataaggataaaaaaaaagaagaaaaaatataagtctTATGTATTATGCAGTCGTAAAACTATTTCCCATGACAGTGAGAAATTCGAGTGcacttaaataataattttttagtgtTTAATATGTTTCTTCGCAAGCAAAATAATTCACTTTATTCAGTTCTCTTGTTCTTGCATACCGTTAGTTGCAGTGCCGTTGCGATTTGTGCTGTCAGGTTCATAAGGTTTTCGACATACAAAATACACACTATTATATTCGCATTGTAACATGCTATTAATGTTCTGAGCGTAACGGGTTTTCACTTGTGTCTTTTCCttctgtgaaaaaaatatatgctgtTTTCATAGATtctttcaacaaaaaaaaaaaaaaaaaaaaaaaaggaaaaaaaatatctttacctCCAATTGAAAGCCAAAGCCTAAAATCACATCACGAATGGAATCGTAACTCGGCTCGATCGATTCTTCATTCGGTAAATCGCTAAAGTGATATAGCAACGGTCCAAGATTTATCCAAATTCCGCCTGGTttcaatatcttataaatcGTCTCGATAAATTGCACAACATTATTGGCACAGTCTATAAAGAAACATGTCGCGACACAATCCCAATGATTGTCTTCCGTGTAAACCTGGAATAAATTGtgtattcattttattaaataattctattattattataattacatatgatatacgttatatttatttacctcTAGAAAATCACCCGCGGTCATAGAGAATTGCGCGGTTCCCGGAAGATCGCTTGGACTTACGTCGGGAAAGGAAACCGCTTGCGTTTGATGTTCTGGTTTCAAATTGTTTGTATATTGATGTACCCATGGATGtacttgatataaatttacatccCTACAcctattttgaaaaagataattatggTAAATTGATAAGcagtattattatcatatattttacttacttatttaatacaaagttTGATGCAAACAACATAAACAAGGAAAATTCATTTCCTTGACAAGTATATCCGCGTTTCGCAATTTCGAAAGCGAGTCGTCCCAGTCCTGCGCCAGGTACTAAGACATGCACATCCGAAGGTGTACTGAAAATTTAgatgtattcaatattttccattCAAGTGTTGTAAtgcaattttcaagaaaagCTTCCACAG contains:
- the LOC140672525 gene encoding carnosine N-methyltransferase, with the translated sequence MEAMDTTVSPHPRRMHNSYEDEEERKHFQRIVAAFRYYKTHSLLRVKKTESYFLNLPSHHQKLLQKYKEHLQEVKRCVENNDQIIKLIIKDVAHIFENVCPTTAQVDSILNPRSVMADQEKVQATIRQLVRDWSVEGTEERKACYQPIIDEILYQFPLEHCTPSDVHVLVPGAGLGRLAFEIAKRGYTCQGNEFSLFMLFASNFVLNKCRDVNLYQVHPWVHQYTNNLKPEHQTQAVSFPDVSPSDLPGTAQFSMTAGDFLEVYTEDNHWDCVATCFFIDCANNVVQFIETIYKILKPGGIWINLGPLLYHFSDLPNEESIEPSYDSIRDVILGFGFQLEKEKTQVKTRYAQNINSMLQCEYNSVYFVCRKPYEPDSTNRNGTATNGMQEQEN